The Miscanthus floridulus cultivar M001 unplaced genomic scaffold, ASM1932011v1 os_1027, whole genome shotgun sequence sequence TTGTAATCTTCAGGATAGAGGCTGCAGTATAGGAAGCAGCTCCTAAGATAACTTGGTAGATCATTCAAGCTCAACCTTAAGACACTGGAAATCCAGTTGAGCTCTGGATTGTTCGCTAATTGCCAGCTAAGTTGGTTGAAGAAAAATGCCCACTCCTGTTCCTTTAAGTCACGGTATGACAGAATACTGCCAATAGTTATAATGGCCAGTGGCAATCCTTGGCACTTTGCAACAATTTTATTTGCCCAATATCTTATATTTTCAGGACAAATGTTATCTTTTGAAGCATGAAAGGCCTTTTTACAAAATAGTTCCCAAGATTCAGCATGTTTAAGGGTTTTAAGTTCAATGACATAGTTGTCAACTGCCAAAGAAGACACATCTTTCCTCCGGGTTGTTATCAGCACTTTACTTCCACAGTTGTTTTTGACAAATGCATAGTTCAAAAATAGCCAAGCATCTTTGTCCCATACATCATCCAAGACAATGAAATATTTTTTGTCCCGCAAATAGCTTTGTATTACCTCAACTAATCTCATGCGACTCATGGTCATGAAACCACTTGCCATGCTTGCTCTTTCTCCTATTAGCTGATTTATAATTTCTCTCAGTAGTTCCTCGACTTGATAAGTCTGAGATACAATAACCCATGCATAACAATCAAAAGATGTTATGATCTTTTGATTCTTGTAGACAGTGCTTGCAATAGCAGTTTTTCCTAAACCTCCCATACCAAGGATGGCAATTAGAGACCGGTCTTGTTTCTCCTCAAGTAGGCATTGTGTCAGTTTTCCAATTTCATCAGCATTTCCCACTATCTCAGAATTATCTATCAGGTAAGCAGAATCTGACAGACAAAACTGACTGGAGAGCTGAAAATTGTTATTCCTGTCTAGTTCACTGACAGAGAAACCATATCGATTCCTCATTTCTGATAGCCTCTGAATCCTTGCTTCAACTTGACTGATCTGGCTAGGGAACTTCTGCCATGCTGCAATGTTCTTGATCTGGTGGAACTTTCTCTTGAAGAAGCTGCTTGTATCAACGGCTTGCGCAGTAAGGTAAGCATACTCATCAATGATGTCCTTCTACCTCATGGGCAACATCTCTAACCTGGTCCAGCCATGCATCAAATGCCTTGTCACTGACTCTCTGTGCACTAACTTGGTTAATAAAGGCCTGCAGAACCGAAAGTTCGCCCTCAATTTGTTTCATGCTATGCTCAAAATCTGTCATGAGGGGTGCTGCTTCAACCACCTCTTTGGCAATCTTTTCTAGTGCTCCTTCTCCCAGGGAGAGAGCAACTTTTCTGAGAACAACGAAGAGGGCATCTGCCATATCTGCTCAACTTTTCTGAAAAAAACTGTCACCTTgtcatatatataattatatttcTGAACTAACACCTGAAATGCAAAACAGCATATTATTCATTTAAACAATGGACAGGACTTTACTCAAAACATAAAAGGGAATTTATTCAAAATGGAAGTTATCAGGTACTCCCTACTTTTTCTTTCACATGGCGTATTTTATTTTGCTAGGACAATACTTTGGCCAACAATCACTCTATGACTCTATTAACATTTTATTTCTATGACACGATAAGCAAGTATTTATGAATAGGAAGACATCAACTTTGTGTCACAAAGATCATGTATCATAGGAGTAACCGGGAGTCAAAATACTCGTCCTAACGAAATGATATAAGACCTGTAATTTCAAAGAGAGGAAGCGGGAAATGGTTGCGCAATGATTATTATTTAGCAAGAAAGGTTCACGTACTCAGACCTACTACCGAATTCGTAAGGGGACGAGATTGGACTCCAATATCCAGCTATCCATGAGGACACTCATGGACCGAGCGCCCAGGATCTGGCCTTGTCCAGTGCCCTTAAGGTGTTCGACGGGTTGCTCCAAACAGCAGCGTGCAGTAAATCTTGGCTCTACTCTACGGGTGAACAGAGCGAGAGGAACGAAGAGTCTAATCTCCACGGTTGGTGGCACCCCAGAGCAAGGATggtagagagggagggagggagggagggagggaggaggaggaggaggagaaagaaggCGTACCTCGGGGAGCAGGTGAGGAGACGACGGAGAAGCAGACGAAGAAATGCAACCGAATACGAGGTGAGCTGAAGGGATGCTCAGCACTTGGACATCCATCCTGCTTACTAAACTTTGCTAGAGCCATCTAGGTTGTTAAAAAAGGTTGCAAGATCAAAATCAGAGTTGGATTAACCCTTGACCACAGTGTTTTTAAACCGTAACATCAACTTTAGGTCCAAAACAACGTGTTTTTTAAGTTGAGAGTTGGTTTGATCGACCGGGGCCGTACAGACCGAGGACGCCCTTGACGCACCCGCACTTCCTCGAAATTTTGGTGCCTCTTGTTTCTCAACTCACTAATTTCAGTCCACGCTGCTTCCATTTGAAACATACGAAAGAATCAACTGCACACAATGTGTGCCTACATCACCCCCCATGTCCACAGTTTGTGCACACTGTTATTGGTAATCCTCTAGTCTAATAATGGAATTAGCATCTAATTCTGCACTGCTGGTGAACTGGACGCATATTCATGTATGTTTCCGGCACGCGGGCCAGCTACAATCCCTGAAAATCAATTTCAGTTGCAGATCTCTTGAAGCATATGATTTTGATCATTTGGGTAGGAACTATATGTATGTTATTGGCTTATAACAACTTTGTTAGCTATTTCATCAAGTAATTTGCATAATAAGAATATGAGATTACCTGCTTGAGAATCAGAAGAGTCAAAATTATGGATGTTAGGTATGTGTTGAGCAATGTGATTGTCAGTTCCTTGCAGTCTTTCTATGAACCCACTTGACCTATCTGTCAGATACATTTGGTCAAGTGTCCTAATGTACTTGATGCCCCAAGGTACAACCTTTAGATTCCTTAAACCAGCAAGTTCCAAAAGATGTAGATTCTTCATTGTTCCATCCTCTATTTCAATATAATTCAGATGTTCCATGTCAGCTAATTGCAGAGATTTGAGCTTGGGGAACCATCCTGTACAGAAATGTTAGCTGTTCCCCAGCATATGCCCCGAAGAGCCACATATCAACAAGATTTAACATGTGAGAGAAGGAGCTAATAGGATCCTTTTTCAGACCAGACCAATCCAAGTTTAACTGTATTAATTTATCAGGAAAAATTTTGTGGGAGCATGCCTCCCTCCAACTTTCCTGCCAGCCAGAAGAGATTCTGGTTTGGTAATGGCTTTAGTGTGTTCAAGTTGAGGATCTCATTGATATCACACGTGGAAATATATAGTCGGCTAAGGTTAGGCATCGCTGTCAAGGAGTTCCATAACTCTGCAATGTAGCTTTGTTTCACTTCTAGTATACCCAAACTTCTCATCAGTGTCAAGTTCCTCAGCTCTGAAACCAAATTTATATTTACTGAAATGGTGTACAAAGCTTGCAGATTCTTGAGATGATTACAACAAAAGACATTTCACCATTGATGGCCGAAATACACGAGTAACACATATATTACACAGAAATGGCTAAAAAACGAATCTATTACAGGCAAGGCATTTTAACCGTCTTGTGAGGGTCTGGTAATTTTTTGAACCAATACTTTGGTAAACTCACAATTTACATACAGCTAGTACAAAGTACAAACTGTCCAAGTCTAGCGGTGGTACAATGAAAATTCTCATACAGGCCTTGCTATCATAAAATGTTGCAGGTTCCACGGAGATCAGCAAGCCACTGCCACTCTCATATCTCAATCTCTGGCAGCCTGTTCAAGCAAATGTCTACTGTTTTTCTGCTGGACATTTTCTGCAAATACAGAAATTTTCGACCAAAATTCATGCTTCAGCCTCTATGGAAACAGATGCTGAATATTTCCTGAATTCATCATTGTTGATGGCTGCAAATTGTTTCAGTGGCTAGGTTAAAAGCCATATATGAGGCACAGTACAAACAATGAGCTCGTCTCAAGCTCTGGCACCAAGATCAACAGCATATTGCTCGGTTGGTTCATAAAATAACTCTCGATGACTGTCACATGCCAGATGAGTAGGGGCATACTTAGTTGCACCAGGGCCAAACTTCGTGGCAAGATATGGCGCAAGGCAGAATTTATTTACTGCAATACCAACAAAACATTTTTATTCTGCTGTACAATATACAAGACCTTATGGTGAATAAAGAAGACACAGAACAAAATGTTTCCAGAGTAAACCAACAATTTTTAAATACTATAGATCTTGCCTATTGGGTTAGCTTAACCTTTCCTAACATAAAATTTATCTTGAGAGTGTCTCATGACACCCGTATTAGTTTTTTTGTCAAGTAATTGGCATAGCAAAACGAAATTTACCTGCTTCAGAATCAGAGGATTCAAaaatatggatgttgcatatgttgaacAATGGGACGCTCGCTTCCTTGCAGGCTTCCTAGAAACTCCTTTGACATATCTGTCAGATACATCTGGTGGAGTGTCCTGATGTACTTGATGCCATAGGGTACAGCCTTTAGATTCCCTAAATCATTCAACTCTAAATTATTTAGACACATCATTGTTCCATCCTCTATCTCAATCCAATTCAGATTCTCCATTTTAGATAATTGCAGATAATTGAGCTTGGGGAACCATCCTGAACAAAAAGTTAGCTGCTCCCCACCATATGACCCACACATCAGCAGATAAACGAGGTTTGACATGTGAGATAAGGAGCTAATAGGGTCCTTCTTTAGACCAGACCAGTCTAATTTTAACCATGTTAACTTCTCAAAATTATAAAAACATCGATGGAAGCACACCTGCCTCCAACTTTCCTGCGAGCTTGAAGAAAATCAGATTTGATAAGGGCTTTAGCATTTTTAAATCAAGAATCTCCTCCATGTCACATGCAGAAATAACCAACCTATTCAGGTTAGGCATCTTTGTCAGGGAATTCCATAATTCTGCAATGTAGCTTTGCCGCACTTCTACTATAGCCAAACTTCTCATTAATTTCAAGTTCCCGAGTTGTGAAACCAGATCATTGTTGGCCGAAACAATCTGTAAAGCTTGCAGATTCTTTAGATGACAAATGTTACCAGGAAATTTTGTAGCACCAAAACAACTCAATGATCTTTGTTGAAAATCATGGACTGCAAACACATGTAAATGACGTAAGTTAGTTAGCTTAGTTATTTCCAGTGGCAATTCCTCTACATAGGTGAATCTGAGATCCAAAACTTGTAGGTTGACAAGTTTTCTGAATGATGCTGGTATAATCTTCACTTTTGTGTAAGAAAAATCAAGATAACGCAAGTTATACAATTCTGTGACCACGCCCGGCGCTTGTTCAATATTGACAAATCTTAGGCTTAGGACCCTCAGTAGTCTGAAACGTGATAAAATATCATTTATGCAAGAACATGGTACTTCAGTGTCAAACAAAATGAATGAGCGGAGCCGTGAACTAGCTAAAGAGTTCATGGTCTGGGCACCGCTTTGGATGCATAAGCGGCGGGCTTCGTGGGAACCTTTGGATATACCAACATCTCCATACGCAATACCGAACTTCTCATTTTTAGCAATAATCAATGTTACCTCTCGCAcaagatcatgcataacaaatgttCTAGCCTTTCCACATGCATTCCTTTCTGTGATTTGAAGAAGAGAACGTTGAGTCAGCTCTGTAAGGTAACACTGAGCAACTTCCTCCATTGTTGTTCCATCTCTCTCCTCCACAAGGCCTTCTGATATCCACAGCTTGGAAATCAGTTTTCTTTTAAGCTTGTAATCTTCAGGGTAGGGTAGAGGCTGAGCAGCTCCTTAGATAGCATGGAAGATCATTCAATCTCAGATTTAATACATTAAAAACCCAACTGAGCTCTGGATTGTTAGCTAGTTGCCAGCTAAGTTGGTTGTAGAAAAAAGCCCACTCACGTTCCTCTAAGCCACGGTATGACAGAATACTTCCAATGGTTACAATGGCAAGTGGCAATCCTTGACACTTTGCAACAATTTTGTTTGCCCAAGACCTTATAGTTTCAGGACATATGTCATCTTTTGAAGCACGAAATGCCTTTTTACAAAACAGTTCCCAAGAGTGTCATGTTCAAACAAGTCTACACTAGGCGCCATAGGGCCCGAGATGTGCGCAGGGCCCAGGAACGCGCTGCTGTGCGCGCGGCCAGCACCCAGGGGGCGTCCTCCAGCAGTGGCTAGGAGGGAAAGTAGGAAATCTATTAGCTATTTTGGTTAGTCCTTAATTAGTGGACTTTGTTACTCCTTTTGGTTGAGCCGGAGGCTATACATATCTTGTAATCAGACACTTGGCAATTAAGAAAGAATTACCatctaatctctctctctctcttctatctAAGCCGGCGGCTGGGGGCATAACCCACCGACGAGGAACAGCGGCAAGGGGGTATAACCCggccggccaccacggacagcggctACGATCTACGTAGCCGAGGTccccctacccttgggctcactgcccttgacaacctggtatcccAGAGCCGACGATCCTCTTCTTCCCACCACTCCCAGTCCTCCACAGCCGCCTCACAACCCTtccagccaccaccaccatcccctTCATCTCCGTCCACAGCCACGTCCGCGCTGCCAAACATGGGTGACGCCGATCCGCCCACCATGGCtgacatgatgaagatgctccGGGCCCTGACCACCAACATGTCCCAGATGCAATCCGACATGGCGGGCATGCAGGAGAAGCTCAGCTCGACGTCCGATTCCAGCACCCACCACGACGGCCAGCATCACACGGATCGCCCTCCGCGGTTCCAGAAGATGGATTTCCCGCGCTTCGACGGTAAATCCGACCCACTGATTTTTATTAATCGGTGTGAGTCGTATTTTCGCCAGCAACGCACCATGCCGGAGGAGAAGGTGTGGATGGCGTCGTACAATCTGGAGGACGTGGCCCAACTGTGGTTCATCCAACTCCAGGAGGATGAGGGCACACCGCCATGGGGGCGCTTCAAGGAGCTCCTGAACCTTCGCTTTGGCCCGGTCCTGCGGTCCGCCCCGCTGTTCGAGCTCTCCGAGTGCCGCCGCACGGGGTCGGTCGAGGAGTACTCCAACCGCTTCCAGGCGCTCCTCCCTCGCGCGGGCCGCCTCGAGGAGGGCCAGCGGGTGCAGCTCTACACCGGCGGGTTGCTGCCACCGCTCAGCCACCAAGTGCGCATCCACGCGCCCGAAACACTGGCGGCGGCCATGAGTTTGGCGCGGGCCCTAGAACTCGTCGAACTGGACCGCCTCAACTCCACCCACGCCAAGACTGTGCCGCGCGCGCCTGGTCCACCGCCTGCACCGCGCCCAGGCGTCCTGGCGGCCCTGCCAGCGCCCGTCACCCCCGACCCCGGCGCTCCAGACGCTGCCAGCTTCCCAGGCGCAACCCCTGGCCCTACCGGCGCCACCACCAAGGGCTGGGGGCAAGCGCCTCTCCATGGAGGAGCAGGCAGAACGGCGTAAACTCGGGCTCTGCTACAACTGCAATGAGCCCTACTCCCGCGGCCACAACAGAGTATGCCGCCGCATCTTCTACATCGACGGGGTCGTGCTGGATGAGGAGGTACCCGAGGAGGAGGCGCCGGTCTACTCTCTACACGCCGTCGCCGGCGTCCCTGTGTGCGGCACCCTCCAGCTTGAGGTGCAGGTGGGCGCGGCCACGCTGCTCGCCCTTATCGACACGGGCTCCACCCACTGCTTCATCGGCGAAGCAGCCGCGCAGCGGGCTGGCCTGCCCGTCGAGCCTCAGCCTCGGCTCACGGCGACCGTGGCCAATGGCGAACGCATCTCCTGTCCGGGCGTTCTGCGCCACGCGCCCGTTGTCATCGACAACCGGCCGTTCGCGGTTGACTTGTACATCATGCCCCTGGCTGGATATGACTTAGTGCTGGGCACCCAGTGGCTGGCGACTTTGGGCGATATTGTCTGGAATATGGCTGCAGGGACCATGGCGTTCAAGATGGCAGACCAGCAGGTCTGCTGGCGCAGCGTCGCTCCGCCAACACCACCGCGCCTCCACTCTACTTCGGTGGCCGAGCCCCTCCTGGAGGAGCTGCTCGCCGCGTTCGCCGACGTGTTCGCGGAGCCGCGGGGCCTCCCTCCAGTGCGTGGCCGCGCACACCGCATCCTCCTCAAGCCCGGCACCGAGCCGGTGGCAGTGCGGCCCTACATGTATCCGGCCGCCCACAAGACGGAGCTGGAGCAGCAGTGCGCGACCATGATCGCAAACGGCATCGTCCGGCGCAGCGACTCAACGCGGTCACGGTGAAGGACGCATTCCCTAtccccgtcgtcgacgagctcttGGATGAGCTCCATGGCGCCAAGTACTTCACCAAGCTCGATTTGCGCTCGGGGTACCACCAAGTGCGCATGAGGCCGGAGGACGtacacaagacggcgttccgcacacaCGACGGCCTATatgagttcctggtgatgccgttcggcctcTGCAATGCCCCGGCAACATTTCAGGCCctcatgaacgacgtcttgagGCCGTTCCTCCGCCGGTTTGTCCTTGTTttctttgatgacatcttgatctacagCAAGTCCTGGGCCGACCACCTACGACACCTCCGCGCCGTCCTCAGCGAGCTTCGTCAGCACACCCTCTTCGTCAAACGCTCCAAGTGTGCTTTCGGGGTCGCCTCTGTCGCTTACCTCGGCCACACGATCTCGGCGGCAGGGGTGGCCATGGACTCCTCCAAGGTACAGGCCATTCACGATCGGCCGGTACCTCGCTCCGCACGGGCGGTGCGCGGCTTCCTTGGGCTTGCGGGCTACTACCACAAGTTCATCCACAACTACGGCTCCATCGCCGCGCCGCTCACCGCGCTCCTCAAGAAGGAGGGCTTCACCTGGGGTCCTGAGGCTACTTCGGCTTTCCTCACCCTGAAGGAGGCAGTCACCTCGGCACCGGTGCTCGCTATGCCGGACTTCACCAAGACATTCGTCGTCGAGTGCGACGCATCGTCCCACGGGTTTGGTGCTGTCCTCATCCAGGAGGGACACCCCATCGCCTTCTTCAGTCGGCAGGTCGCACCTCGACATCACGCCCTGGCAGCATATGAGCGTGAGCTCATTGGCTTGGTCCAGGCGGTGCGTCACTGGCGTCCATACCTCTGGGGGCGCCGCTTCACCGTTCGAACAGATCACTACAGCTTGAAATACCTCCTGGACCAGCGCTTGGCCACCATTCCGCAACACCATTGGGTTGGCAAGCTGCTGGGATTCGACTTCTCCGTCGAATACAAGCCGGGTGCAACGAACGGGGTCCCCGACGCGCTGTCCAGGCGCGACACAGTGGAGGGCGAGCTGCTGGCCCTCTCCTCTCCGCGCTTCGATTTCATCGCCAAGCTCCGGCAAGCTCAGCTGGAACACCCGGCACTTGTTGCTCTCCAGGCTGAGCTAGCAGCAGGCACCAGACCAGCCCCCTGGGCGCTGGTGGACGGCATGGTGCAGTTTGCTGGGCGGCTGTACATCCCGGCTGACTCCCCGCTGCTCCATGAGATCGTGGGGGCCATACATGAGGACGGCCATGAAGGCGTACAGCGGACACTCCACAGGCTGCGCCGTGATTTCCATTTTCCTAACATGAAGCAAGTTGTGCAGGACCGGGTGCGTGCATGTGAAGTCTGTCAACGCTACAAGTCTGAGCACCAGCACCCTGTGGGCCTCCTCCTTCCTCTGCCGGTTCCCCAGGGTGTGTGGACTGATGTCGCGCTTGACTTTGTGGAGGCGCTGCCACGAGTCCGCGGCAAGTCGGTAATCCTCACCGTGGTGGATAggttcagcaagtactgccattTCATCCCATTGGCACACCCGTACTCTGCTGAATCCGTCGCCCAGGCCTTCTTCAACGACATCGTCAGGCTCCATGGTGTCCCTCAGTCCATGGTCTCCGACCGGGACACGGTGTTCACGTCGTCGTTCTGGCAGGAGCTGATGCGGTTGATGGGCACCAAGCTACAGATGACCTCGGCGTTTCA is a genomic window containing:
- the LOC136533643 gene encoding uncharacterized protein; the protein is MADMMKMLRALTTNMSQMQSDMAGMQEKLSSTSDSSTHHDGQHHTDRPPRFQKMDFPRFDGKSDPLIFINRCESYFRQQRTMPEEKVWMASYNLEDVAQLWFIQLQEDEGTPPWGRFKELLNLRFGPVLRSAPLFELSECRRTGSVEEYSNRFQALLPRAGRLEEGQRVQLYTGGLLPPLSHQVRIHAPETLAAAMSLARALELVELDRLNSTHAKTVPRAPGPPPAPRPGVLAALPAPVTPDPGAPDAASFPGATPGPTGATTKGWGVCRRIFYIDGVVLDEEVPEEEAPVYSLHAVAGVPVCGTLQLEVQVGAATLLALIDTGSTHCFIGEAAAQRAGLPVEPQPRLTATVANGERISCPGVLRHAPVVIDNRPFAVDLYIMPLAGYDLVLGTQWLATLGDIVWNMAAGTMAFKMADQQVCWRSVAPPTPPRLHSTSVAEPLLEELLAAFADVFAEPRGLPPVRGRAHRILLKPGTEPVAVRPYMYPAAHKTELEQQCATMIANGIVRRSDSTRSR